The proteins below are encoded in one region of Caulobacter henricii:
- a CDS encoding sulfotransferase family 2 domain-containing protein: MDLLMHQMTSSTFEQISRVETPRAGIRASASQAYDPSQLLISLHVPKTAGTSFCTTLKSWFGDDRLYLHYRDAADPVRHDGAGARACVHGHFNRVRGIGALAYYPEARQFITFLRDPFSRFVSQWRYLHFQRRSGVPVPALDDNPTFGQWFDRRAKAANEGEDPFSFLAQLPWQVTPDNADRAFDRGYIAVGILEAYDASVRVLAKALGFPPPQAVIHVNRADDAHRSGDPTETYGEWQAAHRDAFALEYAVYEAGRRHLLAALPAALKA; encoded by the coding sequence CCAGATGACATCCAGCACGTTCGAACAGATCAGCAGGGTGGAAACCCCGCGGGCAGGCATTCGAGCTTCGGCCTCACAGGCCTACGACCCGTCACAGCTCCTCATATCCCTGCACGTGCCCAAGACAGCCGGCACCAGCTTTTGCACCACCCTCAAGTCCTGGTTCGGAGACGACCGGCTGTACCTCCACTATCGGGACGCGGCGGACCCCGTGAGGCACGACGGCGCAGGCGCTCGTGCCTGCGTCCACGGCCATTTCAATCGGGTGCGCGGCATCGGGGCCCTTGCCTATTATCCGGAGGCCCGGCAGTTCATCACCTTCCTGCGGGACCCGTTTTCCCGGTTCGTCTCCCAATGGCGCTACCTGCATTTTCAGCGTCGGAGCGGAGTGCCCGTCCCCGCACTCGACGACAATCCCACCTTTGGCCAATGGTTCGACCGCAGGGCCAAGGCTGCCAATGAGGGCGAAGATCCGTTTTCATTCCTCGCCCAGTTGCCGTGGCAGGTCACCCCGGACAATGCCGACAGGGCCTTCGACCGTGGCTATATCGCTGTGGGGATTCTCGAGGCCTATGACGCCTCGGTGCGGGTCCTGGCCAAGGCTCTGGGCTTCCCGCCGCCGCAAGCGGTGATCCATGTCAATCGGGCCGACGACGCCCATCGCAGCGGCGATCCGACGGAGACCTATGGCGAATGGCAGGCGGCGCATCGCGACGCCTTTGCCCTCGAATATGCCGTCTACGAAGCCGGTCGACGCCATCTCCTGGCGGCCCTGCCGGCGGCGCTGAAGGCCTAA
- the ettA gene encoding energy-dependent translational throttle protein EttA, with product MAQQYIFQMQGLTKAFPGGKKVFENIWLSFYSDAKIGVVGVNGSGKSTLLKIMAGLDDQFSGEAKAADGIRRGYLPQEPVLDPTKDVWGNVIADCEDKLIFDRYNECANKLGEDYSDELMEEMTKLQEVIDARDLWDIDSKVEMAIDALRCPPNDANIDSLSGGEKRRIALARLLLSKPDIMLLDEPTNHLDAESVAWLQHHLENFPGCVILVTHDRYFLDQVTKWTLELDRGKGIPYEGNYSGWLEQKQKRVVQEQSESESRQRALTRELEWVRSSPKARQSKSKARLASYEEMVAAQENARAAQTHAHIQIPPGPRLGNVVLEVTGLEKEYGDKVLFKDLSFKLPPNGIVGVIGPNGAGKSTLFKLITGREQPDAGTVKVGETVKLSYVDQSRDALDPNKTIWQEVSGGTDVMIVGKREINSRAYVGSFNFKGADQQKKVGLLSGGERNRVHLAKTLATGGNLLLLDEPTNDLDIETLQALEEALEEFAGCAVVISHDRWFLDRLATHILAFEGDSHVEWFEGNFEMYEEDKKRRLGADSLIPKRIKFQKFAR from the coding sequence ATGGCCCAGCAGTACATTTTCCAGATGCAAGGCCTGACCAAGGCGTTCCCGGGCGGCAAGAAGGTGTTCGAGAACATCTGGCTGTCCTTCTATTCCGACGCCAAGATCGGCGTCGTCGGCGTCAACGGCTCGGGCAAGTCGACCCTGCTGAAGATCATGGCCGGCCTGGATGACCAGTTCTCGGGCGAGGCCAAGGCCGCTGACGGCATCCGCCGGGGCTATCTGCCCCAGGAGCCGGTTCTGGATCCGACCAAGGACGTCTGGGGCAATGTCATCGCCGACTGCGAGGACAAGCTGATCTTCGACCGCTACAACGAATGCGCAAACAAGCTCGGCGAGGACTATTCCGACGAGCTGATGGAAGAGATGACCAAACTCCAGGAGGTCATCGACGCCCGCGACCTGTGGGACATCGACTCCAAGGTCGAGATGGCCATCGACGCCCTGCGTTGCCCGCCCAACGACGCCAATATCGATAGCCTGTCGGGTGGTGAAAAGCGCCGGATCGCCCTGGCGCGCCTGCTGCTCAGCAAGCCCGACATCATGCTGCTCGACGAACCGACCAACCACCTGGACGCCGAGTCGGTGGCCTGGCTGCAGCACCACCTGGAAAACTTCCCGGGCTGCGTGATCCTCGTCACCCACGATCGCTACTTCCTGGACCAGGTCACCAAGTGGACCCTGGAGCTCGATCGCGGCAAGGGCATCCCCTACGAGGGCAACTATTCCGGCTGGCTGGAACAGAAGCAGAAGCGGGTTGTGCAGGAGCAGTCCGAGTCCGAGTCCCGCCAGCGCGCCCTGACCCGCGAACTGGAATGGGTCCGCAGCTCGCCGAAGGCGCGTCAGTCCAAGTCCAAGGCCCGTCTGGCGTCGTACGAGGAAATGGTCGCCGCCCAGGAAAACGCCCGGGCTGCCCAGACCCATGCCCATATCCAGATCCCGCCCGGCCCGCGTCTGGGCAATGTGGTGCTGGAAGTCACCGGTCTGGAAAAGGAATATGGCGACAAGGTCCTGTTCAAGGACCTGTCCTTCAAGCTGCCGCCCAATGGCATTGTCGGCGTCATCGGCCCGAACGGCGCCGGCAAGTCGACCCTGTTCAAGCTGATCACCGGCCGCGAGCAACCCGATGCCGGCACGGTCAAGGTCGGCGAGACGGTCAAGCTGTCCTATGTCGACCAGTCGCGCGATGCGCTCGATCCCAACAAGACCATATGGCAGGAAGTCTCGGGCGGCACCGACGTGATGATCGTCGGCAAGCGCGAGATCAACAGCCGTGCCTATGTCGGCAGTTTCAACTTCAAGGGCGCCGACCAGCAGAAAAAGGTCGGCCTGCTGTCGGGTGGTGAGCGCAACCGCGTCCACCTGGCCAAGACCCTGGCCACCGGCGGCAACCTGCTGCTGCTCGACGAACCGACCAACGACCTGGATATCGAAACCCTGCAGGCCCTCGAAGAAGCCCTGGAAGAGTTCGCCGGCTGCGCCGTGGTCATCTCCCACGATCGCTGGTTCCTCGACCGCCTGGCCACCCACATCCTGGCCTTCGAGGGCGACAGCCACGTCGAATGGTTCGAGGGCAACTTCGAGATGTACGAAGAAGACAAGAAGCGCCGCCTGGGCGCGGACAGCCTGATCCCGAAGCGCATCAAGTTCCAGAAGTTCGCGCGGTAG
- a CDS encoding TonB-dependent receptor, translating to MKNHLMLGAASAALLLLAAAPALAAEPAPTEAADTTAVDAVIVIGQGQSRQVQTLKDEAISLEAAGTSPLKAIDKLPGVTFQSADAFGAYEWSTRISIRGFNQNQLGFTLDGVPLGDMSYGNHNGLHISRAITNENIGRVELAQGAGALATASTSNLGGTLQFFSRDPSKDFGGQLNATGGSEGMYRVFGRLDSGSIEQLGGLRGYASIVSQETEKWKGGGEQRQFQYDLKAVLPIGDNGSLTAFYNGSQRREQDYQDLSFEMIKRLGRNWDNTQPNWNLAVAAGRAYLTGTALPAPFKTVDDAYYSGAGVRDDELYGLALKLPLGETAKLDLAAYGHANQGQGLWYTPYVPSPGFGTVGSTAAPLSIRTTEYDIDRKGVTGGLTFELGSHEVGVGFWGEKNTFNQARRFYAETAAAPSRDPLDFQENPFFTQWQYRFVTDTLVAHIEDTWTVNDALKVNFGFKAMEVTNTVQRIAGNPLAGEIESQNSFLPQVGFVYKATPDLEVFGGYTENMAAYVSAATSGPFASQNQAAVDYITKTLEPETSKTVELGARYRNERFQGVAALYHVTFENRLLAASTAAPILGLPAVLSNVGGVETNGIELAGEYKLTDNWSLYGAYTYNQSEYQDNVLNGSGVVVARTAGKEVVNTPKNIFKGEVKFELAGFYSKLGVAYTGERYYTYENIGGQVDSTTVADLTLGYRFDGETWGKGLEIQANITNLTDEDYISTIGSGGFLNNDAAGTGQTVLTAPPRQFFVSIKKAF from the coding sequence ATGAAAAACCATCTGATGCTGGGTGCCGCTTCGGCCGCCCTCCTGCTGCTGGCCGCCGCGCCCGCCCTGGCAGCCGAGCCGGCGCCGACCGAGGCCGCCGACACCACCGCCGTGGACGCCGTCATCGTCATTGGTCAGGGCCAGAGCCGCCAGGTTCAGACCCTGAAGGACGAAGCCATTTCGCTGGAAGCCGCCGGCACCAGCCCGCTCAAGGCCATCGACAAGCTGCCCGGCGTGACCTTCCAGTCGGCCGACGCCTTCGGCGCCTATGAGTGGTCGACCCGCATCTCGATCCGCGGCTTCAACCAGAACCAGCTGGGCTTCACCCTCGACGGCGTGCCGCTCGGCGACATGAGCTATGGCAACCACAACGGCCTGCACATCAGCCGCGCCATCACCAACGAAAACATCGGCCGCGTTGAGCTGGCCCAGGGTGCCGGCGCGCTCGCCACCGCTTCGACCAGCAACCTCGGCGGCACGCTGCAGTTCTTCTCGCGCGATCCGTCGAAGGACTTTGGTGGCCAGCTGAACGCGACGGGCGGCTCGGAAGGCATGTACCGTGTGTTCGGCCGCCTCGACAGCGGCTCCATCGAGCAATTGGGCGGCCTGCGCGGCTACGCCTCGATCGTCAGCCAAGAGACCGAGAAGTGGAAGGGCGGCGGCGAGCAGCGCCAGTTCCAGTACGACCTGAAGGCCGTGCTGCCGATCGGCGACAATGGCAGCCTGACGGCCTTCTACAACGGCTCGCAGCGCCGCGAACAGGACTACCAGGACCTCTCCTTCGAGATGATCAAGCGTCTCGGCCGCAACTGGGACAACACCCAGCCCAACTGGAACCTGGCCGTGGCCGCCGGTCGCGCCTATCTGACCGGGACGGCCCTGCCCGCCCCGTTCAAGACCGTTGACGACGCCTATTATTCGGGTGCCGGCGTTCGCGATGACGAGCTTTACGGCCTGGCCCTTAAGCTGCCGCTCGGCGAGACCGCCAAGCTTGACCTGGCCGCCTATGGCCATGCCAACCAGGGCCAGGGCCTGTGGTACACGCCTTACGTTCCGAGCCCGGGCTTCGGCACCGTCGGTTCGACCGCTGCCCCGCTGTCGATCCGCACCACCGAGTATGACATCGACCGCAAGGGCGTGACCGGCGGCCTCACCTTCGAACTGGGTTCGCACGAAGTGGGCGTCGGCTTCTGGGGTGAGAAGAACACCTTCAATCAGGCGCGTCGCTTCTATGCCGAAACGGCCGCCGCCCCGTCGCGCGATCCGCTGGACTTCCAGGAGAACCCCTTCTTCACCCAGTGGCAGTACCGCTTCGTGACCGACACCCTGGTCGCCCACATCGAAGACACCTGGACCGTCAATGACGCCCTGAAGGTCAATTTCGGCTTCAAGGCCATGGAAGTGACCAACACGGTGCAGCGCATCGCCGGCAACCCGCTGGCCGGCGAGATCGAGTCGCAGAACTCGTTCCTCCCGCAGGTCGGGTTTGTCTACAAGGCCACGCCGGACCTGGAAGTCTTCGGCGGCTACACCGAAAACATGGCAGCCTATGTCTCGGCAGCCACCTCGGGCCCCTTCGCTTCGCAGAACCAGGCCGCAGTCGACTACATCACCAAGACCCTGGAGCCTGAAACCTCCAAGACCGTGGAACTGGGTGCCCGTTATCGTAATGAACGCTTCCAGGGCGTTGCGGCCCTCTATCACGTGACCTTCGAGAACCGCCTGCTGGCCGCCAGCACCGCGGCACCGATCCTGGGCCTGCCCGCCGTTCTGTCGAACGTCGGCGGCGTTGAGACCAACGGCATCGAACTGGCCGGCGAATACAAGCTGACCGACAACTGGTCGCTCTACGGCGCCTACACCTACAACCAGTCCGAATACCAGGATAACGTCCTCAACGGCTCGGGCGTCGTCGTCGCCCGCACCGCCGGCAAGGAAGTGGTCAATACGCCCAAGAACATCTTCAAGGGCGAAGTGAAGTTTGAACTGGCCGGCTTCTACAGCAAGCTGGGCGTCGCCTATACCGGCGAGCGTTACTACACCTACGAGAACATCGGTGGTCAGGTGGACAGCACCACCGTTGCCGACCTGACGCTGGGCTATCGCTTCGACGGCGAGACCTGGGGCAAGGGTCTGGAAATCCAGGCCAACATCACCAACCTGACCGACGAGGACTATATCTCGACCATCGGTTCGGGTGGCTTCCTGAACAATGACGCCGCCGGTACGGGCCAGACCGTTCTGACCGCCCCGCCGCGTCAGTTCTTCGTCTCGATCAAGAAGGCGTTCTAA
- a CDS encoding alkaline phosphatase D family protein: protein MTDLSRRSALGLSAAALAVAPAAQAAVVDAPHPALNKALTRIAFGSCAKQDKDQPIWDAIFAAKPDLFVFLGDNIYADTRDPKVMAAKYATLAAKPHFKRLRDSLPVIAIWDDHDFGENDAGADYPMKAESRRQFCDFWGEPADSVRRTRDGVYAAYVFGPAGQRVQIILPDLRWNRTPLVEKSFPGGYKAWATASGLSGKETPGPYDRIPDLTATMIGEPQWSWLEQQLAQPADLRLFGSSLQVLADFAGWEGWINYARDHQRLFEAIRRQKAERLICISGDTHYAEVSRLDANVPYPIWDITSSGLTEVWPVTPPNALRVSPVVRERNFGMIEIDWSGAAPRVTLKIHDEKGAVKISQVVDTGTLRVG from the coding sequence ATGACCGACCTGTCCCGCCGTTCAGCCCTGGGCCTTTCGGCCGCTGCCCTGGCCGTTGCGCCCGCCGCCCAGGCGGCCGTGGTCGACGCACCGCATCCGGCGCTCAACAAGGCCCTGACCAGGATCGCCTTCGGTTCCTGTGCCAAGCAGGACAAGGACCAGCCGATCTGGGACGCCATCTTCGCGGCCAAGCCTGATCTGTTCGTCTTCCTGGGCGACAACATCTATGCTGACACCCGCGATCCCAAGGTGATGGCGGCCAAGTATGCGACCCTGGCGGCCAAGCCGCACTTCAAGCGCCTGCGCGACTCCCTCCCTGTGATCGCCATCTGGGACGATCATGACTTTGGCGAGAACGACGCCGGGGCCGACTATCCCATGAAGGCCGAAAGCCGCCGCCAGTTCTGCGACTTCTGGGGCGAGCCTGCGGACTCCGTCCGTCGCACGCGCGACGGCGTCTATGCGGCCTATGTGTTTGGTCCGGCCGGCCAAAGGGTACAGATCATCCTCCCCGACCTGCGCTGGAACCGCACGCCCCTGGTCGAGAAGTCCTTCCCCGGCGGCTACAAGGCCTGGGCTACGGCCAGCGGCCTCTCCGGCAAGGAGACCCCCGGTCCCTATGATCGTATCCCCGATCTGACCGCGACCATGATCGGTGAGCCGCAGTGGTCCTGGCTGGAGCAGCAGCTGGCCCAGCCCGCCGATCTGCGCCTTTTCGGCTCGAGCCTGCAGGTCCTGGCCGATTTCGCCGGTTGGGAAGGCTGGATCAACTATGCCCGCGACCACCAGCGCCTGTTCGAAGCCATCCGCCGCCAGAAGGCCGAGCGCCTGATCTGCATCAGCGGCGACACCCACTATGCCGAGGTCTCGCGACTGGACGCCAATGTACCCTATCCGATCTGGGACATCACCTCCTCGGGCCTGACCGAGGTGTGGCCGGTCACGCCGCCCAATGCTTTGCGGGTCTCTCCCGTGGTCCGCGAACGCAACTTCGGCATGATCGAGATCGACTGGAGCGGCGCAGCGCCCAGGGTCACGCTGAAGATCCATGACGAGAAGGGCGCGGTGAAAATCTCGCAGGTGGTGGATACGGGGACGCTTAGGGTCGGGTGA
- a CDS encoding S9 family peptidase, whose product MIRPSLTALAACLALTSPVLAEKLTPERIFADPSLTGPTARGVSLSPDGKRVTYLKAKAEAANVQDLWAADVAGGEPYRLIDSASLSSGAKELSEAEKARRERARVSSRGIVEYSWDSQGRFILVPLDGDLYLDSVADGKVSRLTETPGDEVDAKVSPLGGFVSYVRDQNLYVKPVDGGAEKALTTDGRDALSFGVAEFIAQEELDRFSGYWWSPSESHIAYTRVDESGVDIVPRADIGPGGATVVLQRYPRAGRPNAVVDLFVRNMATGQVVPLDLGSNKDIYVARVDWSANGKTLYVQRLSRDQKTLDIIAFDPTTGLGKTILTETDRNFIEVHEDFRPLADGSFLWSSEKSGFNHLYRHAADGKLIAQITKGDWPMDRVEGVDEARKVVIFGASIETPIERRLYEVSYAKPGKPKALTPAGGWWSAKVASNGAFAGSYSDPKTPPQTGLYAPDGKRVRWIEENRLAEGHPYWPYASTLTTPDYGTLQAADGEVLHYSILKPSDFDPAKKYPAIVSVYGGPHAQRVSKTWQSASERTYLEAGYLIFKLDNRGSSNRSAKFKRALDRRMGTVEVDDQIVGANYLKSLPYVDADKLGVMGWSYGGFMTLMMLTAENTPFKAGAGGAPPTEWGLYDTAYTERYMGKPEENKEGYARSDILNRLDRMKPGSLLLLHGMADDNVIFENSTRLIAALQKKAIPFEMALYPGERHSAPGSKTKGLSVLKTHLEFFNRKLKGH is encoded by the coding sequence ATGATCAGACCCTCGCTTACCGCCCTCGCGGCGTGCCTCGCCCTGACTTCGCCCGTTCTGGCGGAAAAGCTCACCCCTGAGCGGATTTTCGCTGATCCAAGCCTGACAGGCCCTACGGCCCGCGGCGTGTCCCTCTCGCCGGACGGCAAGCGCGTCACCTATCTGAAAGCCAAGGCCGAGGCGGCCAATGTCCAGGACCTGTGGGCGGCCGACGTGGCCGGCGGCGAGCCCTATCGCCTGATCGACTCGGCCAGCCTGTCCTCAGGGGCCAAGGAACTGTCGGAAGCCGAAAAAGCCCGTCGCGAACGGGCCCGCGTCTCGTCGCGCGGCATTGTCGAATACAGCTGGGACAGCCAGGGCCGCTTCATCCTGGTGCCTCTGGACGGCGACCTCTATCTGGACAGCGTTGCAGACGGCAAGGTCAGCCGTCTGACCGAGACCCCCGGTGACGAGGTCGACGCCAAGGTCTCGCCGCTGGGCGGGTTTGTCTCCTATGTCCGCGACCAGAATCTCTATGTGAAGCCGGTCGACGGCGGTGCCGAAAAGGCCCTGACGACGGACGGCAGGGACGCCCTGTCGTTCGGCGTCGCCGAGTTCATCGCCCAGGAAGAGCTGGACCGGTTCAGCGGCTACTGGTGGTCGCCCAGCGAGAGCCACATCGCCTATACCCGGGTCGATGAAAGCGGCGTCGACATCGTGCCGCGCGCCGACATCGGCCCCGGCGGGGCCACGGTGGTCCTGCAGCGCTATCCCCGGGCCGGCCGCCCCAATGCCGTGGTCGACCTGTTCGTCCGCAACATGGCCACCGGCCAGGTCGTGCCGCTGGATCTCGGCAGCAACAAGGACATCTATGTCGCCCGCGTCGACTGGTCGGCCAATGGCAAGACCCTCTATGTCCAGCGCCTGTCGCGTGACCAGAAGACCCTCGACATCATCGCCTTCGACCCGACGACCGGCTTGGGCAAGACGATCCTGACCGAGACCGACCGCAACTTCATCGAGGTGCATGAGGACTTCCGCCCCCTGGCCGACGGAAGCTTCCTGTGGTCCTCGGAAAAGTCGGGCTTCAACCACCTCTATCGGCATGCTGCCGACGGCAAGCTGATCGCCCAGATCACCAAGGGCGACTGGCCCATGGACCGGGTCGAGGGCGTCGACGAGGCCCGCAAGGTGGTGATCTTCGGGGCGTCCATCGAGACGCCGATCGAACGTCGCCTCTATGAGGTATCCTATGCCAAGCCCGGCAAGCCCAAGGCCCTGACGCCCGCCGGTGGCTGGTGGAGCGCCAAGGTCGCCAGCAATGGAGCCTTTGCCGGTTCGTACAGCGATCCCAAGACCCCGCCCCAGACCGGCCTCTATGCGCCTGACGGCAAGCGGGTGCGCTGGATTGAGGAGAACCGCCTCGCTGAGGGTCACCCCTACTGGCCCTACGCCTCGACCCTGACCACACCGGACTACGGCACGCTGCAAGCCGCCGATGGCGAGGTCCTGCACTATTCGATCCTGAAGCCCTCCGACTTCGATCCGGCGAAAAAGTATCCGGCCATCGTCTCGGTCTATGGCGGCCCGCACGCCCAGCGGGTCAGCAAGACCTGGCAGAGCGCCAGCGAGCGCACCTATCTCGAGGCCGGCTATCTGATCTTCAAGCTGGACAACCGCGGCAGCTCCAACCGCTCGGCCAAGTTCAAGCGCGCCCTGGACCGCCGCATGGGCACGGTTGAGGTAGATGATCAGATTGTTGGTGCCAACTATCTGAAATCCCTACCCTATGTCGACGCCGACAAGTTGGGCGTGATGGGCTGGTCCTATGGCGGCTTCATGACCCTGATGATGCTGACGGCCGAGAATACGCCGTTCAAGGCCGGTGCCGGTGGTGCGCCGCCGACCGAATGGGGCCTTTACGACACCGCCTATACCGAGCGCTACATGGGCAAGCCGGAGGAGAACAAGGAAGGCTATGCGCGGTCGGATATCCTGAACCGTCTGGACAGGATGAAGCCCGGCAGCCTGCTGCTGCTGCACGGCATGGCCGACGACAATGTGATCTTCGAGAACAGCACCCGCCTGATCGCGGCCCTGCAGAAGAAAGCCATCCCGTTCGAGATGGCCCTCTATCCTGGTGAGCGCCACAGCGCGCCCGGCAGCAAGACCAAGGGCCTCAGCGTGCTGAAGACCCATCTCGAATTCTTCAATCGCAAGCTCAAGGGGCACTAG
- a CDS encoding thioesterase family protein has product MTTYTDLIAGMTATATGHGAHVTDDWKQGRTTYGGLSAALCLEAALRTLPDAPPLRSGQFAFIGPAAGELAIETKVLRQGKSTLFVGVDLVGEQGLATRAILTFGAARESLVAHSDLPCPVVAPPADCEFFFPPGSGPGFSGQFEVRMAGGTRPLSGQPPEYLLWIRHRDPTARSLAALIALADTPPPPAMALFPKFGPISTMTWSLDVVGLPAEDDDGWRLLRSTAETIGDGYSTQDMMLWDQGGRPLIAARQNVAVFV; this is encoded by the coding sequence GTGACCACCTATACCGATCTCATTGCCGGCATGACGGCAACCGCCACCGGCCACGGGGCCCATGTTACCGACGACTGGAAGCAGGGCCGTACCACCTATGGCGGTCTCTCCGCGGCGCTTTGCCTGGAAGCGGCGCTTCGCACCCTGCCCGACGCCCCACCCCTGCGCTCGGGACAGTTCGCCTTCATCGGTCCGGCAGCCGGCGAGCTGGCCATCGAGACCAAGGTGCTGCGCCAGGGCAAGTCGACCCTGTTCGTCGGCGTTGATCTGGTGGGCGAGCAGGGCCTGGCCACGCGCGCCATCCTGACCTTCGGCGCGGCGCGGGAGTCGCTGGTGGCGCACAGCGACCTGCCCTGCCCCGTCGTCGCCCCGCCGGCCGACTGCGAATTCTTCTTCCCGCCGGGTTCAGGGCCTGGCTTTTCGGGCCAGTTCGAAGTTCGGATGGCCGGCGGCACGCGGCCCCTGTCCGGCCAGCCTCCGGAGTATCTGTTGTGGATCCGCCACCGCGATCCGACCGCGCGCTCCCTGGCAGCCCTTATCGCCCTGGCCGACACACCACCGCCCCCGGCCATGGCCCTGTTTCCGAAATTCGGTCCGATCTCGACCATGACCTGGTCACTGGATGTCGTCGGCCTGCCCGCGGAGGACGATGACGGCTGGCGGCTGCTGCGAAGTACAGCCGAGACCATCGGTGACGGCTATTCCACCCAGGACATGATGCTGTGGGACCAGGGCGGCCGTCCGCTGATCGCCGCGCGCCAGAACGTGGCCGTTTTCGTCTGA
- a CDS encoding YybH family protein: MRRLLLTLALLAAPTFAWAVESSPQQRAVEAVMADSAKGWNAGDVVRFMAAYSEAPETSFVTEEGLVRGKAAMIARYNAKYNLADPAKRGVLSFQSVDFRLLDAAHALYIGQWSLTYPDGKSAKGYTSLVMALEKDGWRIVADHSS, translated from the coding sequence ATGCGCCGCCTCCTGCTGACCCTGGCTCTGCTGGCTGCGCCGACGTTTGCCTGGGCCGTCGAGTCTTCACCGCAGCAACGGGCTGTCGAGGCCGTGATGGCGGACAGCGCCAAGGGCTGGAACGCTGGCGACGTTGTCCGCTTCATGGCCGCCTATTCAGAGGCACCGGAAACCAGCTTCGTCACCGAAGAAGGCCTGGTTCGCGGCAAGGCGGCGATGATCGCCCGCTATAATGCCAAGTACAATCTCGCCGATCCGGCCAAGCGCGGCGTGCTGAGTTTCCAGTCCGTCGACTTCCGCCTGCTGGATGCGGCCCACGCCCTCTATATCGGCCAGTGGTCCCTGACCTATCCCGATGGGAAATCGGCCAAAGGCTATACCAGTCTGGTCATGGCGCTGGAGAAGGACGGTTGGCGGATCGTTGCCGACCATAGCTCCTAA
- a CDS encoding tetratricopeptide repeat protein, with translation MHEASDAVSRYSALRKALTGALSGREALIRRIPVGALVAVVVIPLVGCDVGPSSWFQRRASACPRPQAAQGVSGQFNQQQQEIRALRQGGFRGDFFAQLELARRYEGQRAVDKNLEDPVEAATWYAMALANAGGYAPIAAYERRAKGDGKALSRFDDCRAFERQSAYGALDRLLSRMSTEEREKVRNRVIYVLSSQGADGYRVLARIHDAFFGPYGEPSDNLQAVEAYGSQKRAGTPAALDLFRRNDVDAYLYNYLAVQTGDVSAYVMLKDFERSSPQRASYGAFVETKAKRWIPPYEFYPPESPESGVPHSDEADQSGEAREAAQMRLADLPFVHIGEALAYLRVISAPILDEKLLPSSDVQTFQAMLGRPVTGRLSAIEKVRAVQYAAVNGSSKAQLVLAVMYSEGVGVPRDYARAYHWYEEAERQGSAEAKYAMSTFFSLGLQGVADQDRARAVVYQLDGALAGFKPSVWRLQQLLAQVSRPPRPAAERGGRPYIERDYR, from the coding sequence ATGCACGAAGCCAGCGATGCTGTTTCGCGCTATTCCGCGCTCCGAAAAGCCCTGACCGGGGCACTTTCTGGTCGGGAGGCTCTGATCCGGCGCATCCCGGTTGGGGCCTTGGTCGCCGTTGTAGTGATTCCCCTGGTCGGCTGTGATGTTGGGCCCAGTTCCTGGTTCCAGCGTCGCGCCAGTGCCTGTCCGCGGCCCCAGGCCGCACAGGGCGTGTCAGGTCAGTTCAATCAGCAGCAGCAGGAGATCCGGGCGCTTCGCCAGGGGGGCTTCCGCGGGGACTTTTTTGCCCAGCTGGAACTGGCCCGCCGCTACGAAGGCCAGCGCGCCGTCGACAAGAATCTCGAGGATCCGGTCGAGGCGGCCACCTGGTACGCCATGGCCCTGGCCAATGCCGGGGGCTATGCGCCGATTGCAGCCTATGAGCGGCGCGCCAAGGGCGACGGCAAGGCCCTGTCGCGGTTTGACGATTGCCGGGCCTTCGAGCGCCAGAGCGCCTATGGGGCCCTGGACAGGCTGCTGTCGCGGATGTCGACGGAAGAGCGCGAGAAGGTTCGCAATCGCGTGATCTACGTGCTGTCCAGCCAGGGCGCGGACGGCTATCGCGTGCTGGCGCGCATCCATGACGCCTTCTTCGGTCCCTATGGCGAGCCGTCCGACAATCTGCAGGCCGTTGAGGCCTATGGCAGCCAGAAGCGGGCCGGAACGCCGGCTGCCCTGGACCTGTTCCGCCGCAACGACGTCGACGCCTATCTCTACAACTATCTGGCCGTGCAGACGGGCGACGTCTCGGCCTATGTGATGCTCAAGGATTTCGAGCGCTCCTCGCCGCAGCGGGCCTCCTACGGGGCCTTCGTCGAGACAAAAGCCAAGCGCTGGATCCCGCCCTACGAATTCTATCCGCCCGAGTCGCCAGAATCCGGCGTGCCCCATTCTGACGAGGCAGATCAGTCGGGCGAAGCCCGCGAAGCGGCCCAGATGCGGCTGGCGGATCTGCCCTTCGTTCACATCGGCGAGGCCCTGGCCTATCTGCGGGTGATCTCGGCACCGATCCTCGACGAGAAGCTGCTGCCGTCCAGCGACGTCCAGACCTTCCAGGCGATGCTTGGCCGTCCCGTTACGGGTCGCCTCAGCGCGATCGAAAAGGTGCGGGCCGTTCAGTATGCAGCCGTCAATGGCTCGTCCAAGGCCCAGCTCGTGCTGGCCGTGATGTATTCCGAGGGCGTCGGCGTGCCGCGCGATTATGCCCGTGCCTATCACTGGTACGAGGAAGCCGAGCGTCAGGGGTCGGCGGAAGCCAAGTACGCCATGTCGACCTTCTTCTCGCTCGGCCTGCAGGGCGTTGCAGACCAGGATCGTGCCCGGGCTGTGGTCTATCAGCTGGACGGGGCCCTGGCCGGCTTCAAGCCGTCTGTCTGGCGCCTGCAACAGCTGCTCGCCCAGGTCTCGCGTCCGCCCAGACCCGCCGCTGAGCGCGGGGGACGGCCTTACATCGAAAGGGACTATCGATGA